The Solanum dulcamara chromosome 2, daSolDulc1.2, whole genome shotgun sequence region TTGTCTCATTGTCTAGTGCAGAAGCTGAATACAGAGCAATGGTTAAAGGTATCCAAGAATTACTATGGTTGAAACGACTTATGGGGGAGTTCGGTTTTTCACTCGATGAACCTATGAAGTTATTTTGCGACAACCAGTCAGCAATTAAAATTGCAGAAAACCCAATCCAACATGATCGTACTAAACATGTGGAGattgatcataatttcatatatgagaAGTTTGAGGCTAAGACAATTGAAGTCCCATATGTGAAGACCTTAGAGCAGCTGGCTGATGTTCTAACTAAAGCTGTATCCAGACAAGCGTTTAATAACTCACTTGTCAAGATGGGCATACATGATATCTATACTCCatcttgagggggagtgttagcaTGAGTTAGGAAAATTAGTTATCCTACTTTAGTGAGTAGATTTGTTCTTAATTATGTAAATCAATTAGAATATCTTGTGGGATTGTAGGAGCATATTCTTTGGGATTGTAAGTATCTACAGATCTGCATATATCTTTGTAATTCTATATAATGTATAGCTACATCATAATGAAGATTATCTTTTCCACACATTTTGAGTCTTTTCATCATGAATTAGAACTGGGATTTTCTTGTAAACTGGATTTGATGTAAGGAGAAGATCGTTTTTAGAACCTATTTGTTCCTCCAAGAAATCATAGGCCactgattttatgttaagggcTATCCGAGGTCTCATGACAAATGTACTAGGTCATGATCCTAATAATTTCACATCATTTTCAGGCATGATCAAAGCATAGTTAGAAACAGAAGATGCAGTTTGTGATGTTTGAGACATGAATAGTTCTTAAAGTATGGTGTGAAGAGTGGATTGTGAAGTTGCCAGAGTGTCTGGATGAGAAGATTGAAAGGAGAGGACCTTATTAGTTTGTCCATTTGTTGTTAGAttcttcaaagaaaatttgacaattTGAGGGTGGTCCCAAAAGAATTTAACATTTTGAAACTTGTGATCTTAAATATGGCATAACATTGGCGTGATTTAAGAAAACTTGTAGTTTTAAACATGTCATAGCACTTATGTGACTACGAAAGCTTCTTGTTAAAGAAATATATAAATGTGTCATTCTTTCTGGAACGAAGTAATAAAGAAAAGTGAAACGGAAGGAGTAGTAACTAGTAGATCTTTGCTGAATAGCTTATTAAGGTACTTTGTAGGCCTTACAAAAAGACCAAATGTACATTGAAAATAACTACCAAAGACGTCATAGTCTAAACACATCACGatcaaaagaagaagaactaaCATACGAATTTAGCTAGACGCTTGAGCTCTAATTCTAGCCCAAATGACCTTAGCAGCCTGAGCAAGCTTATCAGTTTCAGGCATGACATCTTTGACAACACTATCAGAACAAAAATCCTCAGCCCATTTGTATAAACATGGAGTTTTCGATTCATCAAGAAGCTTTACATTGTTCAATTTCTCGTTCACCTTTAGCCAACCCAAGAAACATCCAAGTGCAATGTCCAAATATCCAATTTTGTCTCCACCAAAGAAATTCTTGCCTTTGCTGCAATTCTTGAAGACATCTTCCAACAACACCAGGCCTTCGATCACAGTCTCCGTTGCTGCCTTTTTCGCGTTTTCTTCTTGTGCTGCTGCCACACCACGCAGTGCTGGAAACCACTGCAGGATCAATTAAAATGTCAGTACGTACTACTCATGGCAGAGTCAGGAATTCTAATGATGTGATTTCTATTACGTACCTCATGTCAAGTGGATTCAACAAATTATAACATGTAAAAAACAATGTTATTGACATATTTGTATTATAAAATTTTCCAACAAACAGAATTCAATTGAACCCCCCTACAATAAATGTAGTTCCACCTCCAAAATCAAAACTcgatttcttttttctcataatAATGTGATTACTACTACATTCAAACAACAAAATTTATCGCTAATCCTATTTAGCGACAGATTATTACAAAAATTTAGCGATCGATTagaaaaattcacttaatatctataaataatatatcaagAACCCACTAAACCTCGACTTTTTATAgcattcaaaattcataaactcaaaattctgACTCCACCTCTGCTCGAAACACATATCATACTTAAAAGTAGTACACTTATCAAGCATAGAAATTCAATCAACTATAGTAGACAAGAACAAATGAAAGCACACACCTTATCATCAATATAAGTGGCCCAAAATCTTGCAATGGCACGTTCATAAGGATGAGAGGGAAGAATAGAGTGACCAAAATTAGTCCAATTTTCATCAATATATTGAACAATAATTAGAGATTCACAAATGGGATTTCCATCATGAATTAGAACTGGAATTTTCTTGTAAATTGGATTTGATTTAAGTAGAAGTTCACTTTTAGTACCAAATTGTTCCTCCAAGAAATCATAGGCCaaagattttatgttaagaGCAATACGAGGCCTCATGACATATGGACTAGGCCATGCtcctaatatttttaaatcatttCCAGCCATGATCaaagaagagaacaatgaatatacaatggagtgatatatattatttttttgagatatAAATAGAGGGAGTGGGGAAAATATGGGTGAACCTGTCCTAGTGCATTAATATTAATGAGATGGCTCAACTTTGTGGCTTTGATTTATACTTTCTCCGTCCCATATTAGTTATCCACGTTGCTAAAAATAATTGTCTCAAATTACTTTCTCCATTTACTTTTACTTGTCTgttatttcaaaaattaaatttttatttttacttatcgcttttaatatatcaagaaaAGAGAATTAGTATACTCTCTcgattttaaaaagaatgacctAGTTTGACTTGACATGGAGTTAAAGtaaataaagaagacttttcAATATTATagtcctaaattaaagttaagttaaatatatcaaaatgccCTTTAATCTTGTGGCTTTAAACATGTCACGTGAGCTGAATTAAAGTGTTGCCATTAAAGGAAAGGgttcattctttttgaaacaaattaaaaagaaaagtaggtCATTATTCTTGAAATTAGAGAGTATTTTTTCTTACATGTTTTACCCTtaacattaattacttataccgaaattatttttcaatgcCTAATACTCTCTTTAGTCAAAGtaaacaagtaaaagtgaacaaaGGGAGTATTTGACAATTCACAAAATCAAGAGAGaataacttaatttttttttctattttatacttacaattaattctttttgaaagtgtaaacaaattttaaaagtttcctAAAGGATAAATTAGTAAAACTAttcttcttatttatgatttctcaAGGGGCGTTGTAAAGGAAAAAATGGACAACCTATATAAGATAGAAGGAATATCGTTTACCAAGGGGTTGTTTGCTGGATAgaattacacaaattttaatAATGTAGAGATTAATTCTGCATGATTTAGTTATTTATGTGCAAATCattttatcttttactttatatagtataaaataataaataaaaaatcaatcttatagcgcatatatatatatatatatatatatatatatatatttgagttatgtatgattataaaatgataatcaaacatcatatttattATACTAAATTTTATacaaaataactaaataaactattaaatataatattaattatgctaattttaatacataaataatttactTTCTAATCAGTAACCAAACCAACAAGTGTTTAATTTGAGATATAAATagtgggtgggtgggtgggggtgggggaaAAATTAAATAGGAACAGCCTAGTGCATAAATAATTATGAGTTGGCTGAACTTTGTAActttgatttaaattatgtatatgtataagGGTCCTCTAGTTGCTGGTTAGAACTATGGAgattttaataatgtaaaaaataACTAGGTAGAATTTAGAGGTCCTTTAGTTGCTAGTtagaattataataaatataaacgtaaaaaataataagagatTTAATTTTGTAGTTTTTTACGGACTTACAATTTTATATTTCCATtataagaaatttttatttttacacataaaaaatttgacaatatcatttttttctatttaaattttaagtgCTAATAAGAAAtcatttctatatatatataaaaaaaagatatgcaagtttaattattcatatattaattattttattgtacATCCTATTCCCGTCAAAAGTGAGTATTTATAGAGTATATGGGGACACCTAGGTCTTTTTAAACCAAATCCAATCCTCACCCCCTAGCTTTCATCCCCACCCCAATCTTACATAGTATTTatctagattatatataaatatttttaaaataatattattttgattaCTTGTCAAATACAAGAAACAAAtgggtgtttttttttttttagaaagcaACTGAATGAACATTCTAAATTTCTAATAGAATATTTGACTTATAAACTCGAAGCGTCTCGCAATATAAGTCTAGCTTCATTAATGCTCCACTAATTAACCTTGAACCTTCATGCttctaaaacaaattaaaacccTTTTTGTATAGACAGAATTATCCAAAAAGAAAACTTTGCTTTGTGGAATTAGTTATACTTAGCTTAAGTTTAagattttcataatataaaaatgatataagtatttaattttaaatttttaaagatatatttaaaattgagtCATATTACAGGATCATTCAGTATTGAAAGTGAGTGAATAGGGCAGTTACATGgaataattaattttgagaGCAGTTAACAGATAGCAAGTTAAATGGATTATGTTCGGTATGCTTCATGGCCAAGAATTGAACACGTTAAAGTTGAAACTTGTGGTGTTTTTCTAGAAGGAGTGGGACCTTTTTAAGTTTTTTGGGTTTCCAAAGTGATGTTCGATATTTGTATTGGTGtctgattaaatttgaatttggataTTTCAGGCTCATTTCTAAGGCAACATTCCCAACAAGATTATTTTCATTCTCAAGGCTCAAACTAAAGATGTATGATTAAGGACGGAGGAATTTCAACAATCTCACCACAATTCATGTTGGTAAAAGAAGTGGGACTTGAATGTCATCAACCTTTAGTTAACTTTTATATtctcttcattttaatttatttatgcgGTTTTGATTTGACACGAAatttaagaggaaaaaaaaattatggttttaaactaaagatatgttgAATGTTACTGAAATATCTTTTAATATTGTAATCTAAAATATGTCATGTGATAAGCTAACATTattaagttgaaaaaaatatatttttttatttaaataaattaaaaataaaagtaaaacaaacaaattgaaatgacTGGTGTATGTTTCTTTCAGACATTTTGAAAATATGGTGTACTACAATACTACTCCGCAAAATAAAATCCAGTCCCCTCATCTTGAGTTAATTAACTTTTGAAAAAGGTCTGAGTTAACTCAATCAAATTGAAGTTTGAACCTCACGAGGATAGTCGAGTTGGTTGTACATGTAATCTCATGAATAAGGGGTTTATGGTTCAAAATTCTTGCATGTTTTCTCAATTGAGTTCATCAGGCTTACCTGGTGTAGTTCACCTCTAAAAAATAACGACCGTAAATTCCCTCTTCTCAGATAAAATCAATTACAATAAAGTTTGGATATGTCCAgagaactaaaaagaaaaagaaattgacaTGAAAGTCTAGTGTTCATGGACTAATTCATGTCAATGTGGACCATCTGAGAGGCAGCCCATTTTATTTAGATTGGGCCGTCCACCATATTGGGATTGTTTACTCAGTATAACCACTTTTATCATGTATTTACAAGTTAGCCatagtttgtattttttaaggaatttttacataaataaacttttttagattaataattactcttttttagatttttttttattacggtctataacatatttatcttcgttaataactaaaatcatCTATtactctcctctctctctctctctctctctctatctctctctctctctccctttcTCCTCTTTCTACGtgactcttctctttttctctctctctctttcttcctctttctcGTGCTTCTTCgctcctttaatttttttaatctatttttctctttctctttctctcttttttaaaataataattaattatcctaatttaaaactaatttaaatagtatcaaaatatttggaattcacatataatacttataatatatttgtattaaaaatattttaattatatattcaccacattCGTTGAAAGATGCCTATAATATGTATCATacattgatttcaaaatgtattataattattgtttattttttctcttattaatggtgctaaaatatattattgtattaaaaatattttagttatatattcactacGTGCATTGAAATATGCCTATAATgtattaaattcaaaatctattataattattttttatttttttcttttattaacggaatatattattgtattaaaaatattttagttatatattcaccacttGCATTGAAACAtatctataatatgtataatatattgaattcaaaatgtattacaattagaattcaaTACTATACATTGTTATGAAATCAATTGTtgttatttcaacaaatataatacatttctaacaacgcaaattaatttgaatagtactagaatgtttgaaattcacacataatacttataatatatttatattaaaaatattttagttatatattcatgcattaaaacatgcctataatatgtataatatattgaattcaaaacgTATTACACTTATcacttatatttatttctttttttgtgttagaaatgcattacatatgtatttgcattaaaacatcatataattaattattatttttaaaagagggagaaagagagagagagaaaaattgacattaaaaaggagaaaaaagggggggaaaaggagaaggagagagagagagaggaagaaagagataaaaaaaaaggaaaaaaatcggaagaaaaaaaaataagaaggagAGAGAGGGGGGAAGAAAACGAAAGGtacttttttttactatttcgAGTAAGAAAAGTACTATCATTTTTGGTAAAGATAAAACATGTACTAAAACTCGTAATTAAtgctatataatatattatttaagtaattgaccttttttttttgcaaggTCCATATTCTTCAcccttttaataaataataaattacttTTTGTACAGAGGCCGGATTAACAAATGATTTGATTTCCAGGAAACTAAATTCgtaaacctttcatttgatggATAATACAATCTGTAATTCTTTATATATTGAAAGATATACTGATTTCATCGAGATATTACATGTTCATGACAACGTAAAGAGACGAAAGAGCATTTAAAAGACTGATATGAAAGATATAATGAAGAAGAGGGATTTGTGTTAATGATTCATGCTTGAATATATGCAGAGAATTATATACTCTACTAGTTGTTATACATCAAAGAACAAAAATTAGTGGTGGTCAATTGAATTGATTCACCGTCTAGACAAAATAGCACGATTTAGAAAATTATTGTCAAATATCAGCTCaagaaaaaaatagttgaaCAAATAAATTTGCGAAAAAGGACCAAATTTGCCTTAAAGTAATCAAAATTGAGCAACTACATTCTTAGTTTAGGTCACATATGTTCTTTCCATTCAGTAGACGGTTTAAATATGTCCTTGATTTAACTTAAGCTCTCGATTAAAAATTGAGCTAATATGCCCTTAGTTAAGTTTTAACATATCTTTAACATGTACAAATTTAacatttcttttctatttttatttatgtaacAATCAAAACCAAGCACCGGCTTTTGAATgtgaatatttaaaattaaaagaaattccAACTCGTGAGTTACCTTTCTTAGAAAAAAACTTTTAATGGCatctttgatttattttttaataattgaataataattgaataaaCTTTATTGTGGCAATAAaatttgtaaaatgaccataattaatatgaaggtaatcatatatatatatatatatggctgTCTAAATATTGGAATAATTTAGAATTGCAAGTTGGTTATTGGACAGGAAATATATACTTTTCATAGGACAAACGTGCATTTAATATTAAGTTATATGGCATTGATCAGTTTGTTAATATTAAAACATAGGTTGAGATATCTTTGTTATTTTTGATTCATTGTTTAAACATCTGAGATAATTAATGATACCATTAGTATTAAGCAAGAATATTATGATCATGTGACCATCATTAATTGTATTATTCCTTTGTTTTTTGATGTCCGGTTGGAGAGGAAGTACATCAATATTTTCGTATAAAATAAACCAATCTTGATATGTatgctaataataataataataataataatagtatgatcaagttttttaaaaaaataagaaaaaagaaaaatagggatAAAAAATTGAAcccttatcaaaaaaataaaaatttaaatactcAATTAATTGAGTTATTAAAATTTCCGATCGAGCTGTGTTGTGTTTGGTAGTGCCTAAACATGTATTTAACATATTCTTCAAAAAATCACGTGACAATGTTTGGTTGTTCTTAAGTggctaaaaattaaatatattttatttcaaagaaatttcacattaaaagaaaaaaaaatccacttatacaacaataacatattcagtgTAACTCTACAAGTAAAATATGTAAaggtagaatgtacgcaaaTTATTGTGGAGGGTAGAAAggttatttttgtataaaagTCACATATATGTGAcaagaaaatatcatttacatgatgacttattgaagttatttataatttttttaagtatATGAATAAATATTAGTCAACACGTATAACGATCcgttaggtcgttttgagtactaaaactattttgatttttttcgaaaaattttaaataagaattttgaacTATCCATTTAACTATCATTATTTAGTTGAAGGATattcttttaaataattaatttatgtggtgatttatatttcttgataattaaatattaattaaagacaataattattttaaattagaaGTGGATCATATCCACTACTCCCTTAAAGTCCATATATTTAGGTTAAATAAAATAGGAATAGTATTttataatttgtattttttaggagaaaataaaaagagtgaGGGGACGAGGGACCTACCTGCGGCATGGTCAGAGACTTACTTGTGTGCTTCAGGTAAACTTCAACTTGAATgtatatgaatatgaaaaattgTGTGCTGCATTTCACGTAATTACTATCTAAAATTAATTGTTTGTTGAAAAGTTTGTTAGGAAAGAGAATGTAATGATCACAAGGTGTGTTAGTTGTTCATTGGACCAAAAAACAAAAGTTACTTCTATCCATATCTATATGTCAACAATTTCCCATTTGCTTTGAAAACCTGCAATAATTAGTGAAACAGGAATTTAATGCtcttttcttcatatttatttaacGTGAGGGGGAAACATCAGGTgggaaatatataaaatttacttATATTTTACTCGTTAATTTGTTGGAAATTCGTGAGTATCTCGTAGTTAAATTGATTTTGACATGTTggtatatattaaaatattaagggATGGTAtcatatgaatatcattagatttattatgagaaaattgagacttaaccctatGCTTGAGATTTAGGtaattgattatagatttgaggtaagtttttgggtctaggctagacatatagcaATATGAGTGTCTACAGACTCGTTTACTTACGAATAATGCATGTTTGATAGATTGAGAATGTTTTGAAGTCTTACGAAAGGGAAAGGCAAAATCTTGAGGATTCGTGACATATGTTCGGCATTCGTTGTATGTTAAGACTTTCAGACTTCGTAGAAGGATGTCT contains the following coding sequences:
- the LOC129880243 gene encoding glutathione S-transferase U17-like, yielding MAGNDLKILGAWPSPYVMRPRIALNIKSLAYDFLEEQFGTKSELLLKSNPIYKKIPVLIHDGNPICESLIIVQYIDENWTNFGHSILPSHPYERAIARFWATYIDDKWFPALRGVAAAQEENAKKAATETVIEGLVLLEDVFKNCSKGKNFFGGDKIGYLDIALGCFLGWLKVNEKLNNVKLLDESKTPCLYKWAEDFCSDSVVKDVMPETDKLAQAAKVIWARIRAQASS